A stretch of the Archangium violaceum genome encodes the following:
- a CDS encoding DUF2231 domain-containing protein — MQMRVHELHPTLIHAPLALLPSTVVVDLTAALTGNRKLDTAARTLWWTTAASGLMAGLAGMAASQEVKADRHTRDMMFLHGLGNVVIVLSAFGVAAWRTTHRSSLISGLLGLGSFAFATYTGWLGGEMVYSHGVGVKELTMKDAELDQLSPPLASRQAPMRILRDAVKGLGWLLGRARRVFSGDEQLDPSAFGMTVVEEKLAQQQATPGEVRSELRPV, encoded by the coding sequence ATGCAGATGCGCGTACACGAGCTGCACCCGACGTTGATCCACGCTCCGCTGGCGCTGCTGCCGTCCACCGTGGTCGTCGACCTGACGGCGGCGCTCACCGGGAACCGGAAGCTGGACACGGCGGCCCGGACGTTGTGGTGGACCACCGCGGCGAGCGGGTTGATGGCGGGCCTGGCTGGTATGGCCGCCTCGCAGGAGGTGAAGGCGGATCGGCACACCCGGGACATGATGTTCCTGCACGGCCTGGGCAACGTGGTCATCGTGCTGAGCGCGTTCGGGGTCGCCGCGTGGCGCACCACCCACCGCTCGTCGCTGATCTCCGGCCTGTTGGGGCTGGGCTCCTTCGCCTTCGCCACCTACACCGGCTGGTTGGGCGGCGAGATGGTGTACTCGCACGGCGTGGGCGTGAAGGAACTGACGATGAAGGACGCGGAGCTCGATCAGCTCAGCCCTCCGCTGGCCTCGCGTCAGGCGCCCATGCGGATTCTTCGCGACGCGGTGAAGGGACTCGGGTGGTTGCTGGGCCGTGCCCGTCGCGTCTTCTCGGGTGACGAGCAGCTCGATCCGAGCGCGTTCGGAATGACGGTCGTCGAGGAGAAGCTGGCGCAGCAGCAGGCCACGCCGGGTGAGGTCCGTTCCGAGCTGCGTCCGGTGTGA
- a CDS encoding DUF2378 family protein: MDTLGGFSQLYGSEVAEEARAAASGPVELGLFTCPIAELLRVTDAGANAAEARGLASYPEVLERIGIFLAGSYQRSPVGQAFRRLTGSDVLKSMELSMASTRAVTTYGNRRFERLGPSSARIVFKRELMGPLWIRGIYTKAFQMSSGLDSLSASVERRREPGLDFDLVYTWPLS; encoded by the coding sequence ATGGATACCCTGGGCGGCTTTTCACAGCTCTATGGTTCCGAGGTGGCGGAGGAGGCTCGGGCCGCCGCGTCCGGGCCCGTGGAGCTTGGGCTCTTCACCTGCCCCATTGCGGAGCTGCTGCGCGTGACCGACGCGGGAGCGAACGCCGCCGAGGCTCGGGGCCTGGCCTCCTACCCCGAAGTGTTGGAGCGGATCGGCATCTTCCTGGCGGGCAGCTATCAGCGCTCACCCGTGGGCCAGGCATTCCGGCGGCTCACGGGCTCGGACGTGCTCAAGTCCATGGAGTTGTCGATGGCCTCCACCCGGGCCGTCACCACGTATGGGAACCGGAGGTTCGAGCGGTTGGGCCCCTCCTCCGCGCGCATCGTCTTCAAGCGGGAGCTGATGGGTCCGCTGTGGATCCGCGGCATCTACACGAAGGCGTTCCAGATGAGCTCCGGGCTCGACTCCCTGTCTGCCTCCGTGGAGCGTCGGCGGGAGCCGGGCCTGGACTTCGACCTGGTCTACACCTGGCCGTTGTCCTGA
- a CDS encoding DUF6311 domain-containing protein, whose protein sequence is MRDAMGAVKNMWARGREYVAALLAGAFGVFWFIQAHGDRALNPQKVDWLMEGDWSTHLVGWLFFRNEPLRFPLGAVPGLAHPLGTTVGFTDSTPLVALLLRPFAGVLPFPFQYVGLWLALCFFLQGFLGSRLTALFTSHRLAQLLGGILFALAPVLLWRMGHESLCAHWLVLGLLWVNLRDWPDAAAARRALAVTFLLVGLSATIHPYLSAMAVVLGAAALVRLRWVDGTLSWRGLGLGLGGLVALLLALFWLFGYLGTRTPSGIEGFGHVSSDVLSLINPLDWSRLLPALPIAARVQGEGFGYLGVGVLLLLGVGVGSALLARWRWRSDWTPHWKRVVPLAVCCLLLAVYAFSSRITVMGRLVLDLQALYQPVMRLVEPFRSSGRFIWPLHYALLTGALALVLGAWRRRPWVAIGLLALAVGVQVFDLSRVVKRERFQSLSWNGLHSPDWRRMKDDYRHLVLFPPQLHDGNGRGCPYPGRGAPFSPMFAYHAASLGMTFNSAYLARVDPAAAQAYCTALQQEAERGEFQPDTVYVVHPAYLAPFLRHPERVVCGRLDGHAVCVSSGKESAFRGVLESRRLQAAPFARP, encoded by the coding sequence ATGCGTGACGCGATGGGGGCCGTGAAGAACATGTGGGCTCGGGGCCGGGAGTACGTGGCCGCGCTGCTGGCGGGTGCCTTCGGGGTGTTCTGGTTCATCCAGGCCCACGGCGACCGGGCGCTCAATCCCCAGAAGGTGGATTGGTTGATGGAGGGGGATTGGTCCACGCACCTGGTGGGCTGGCTCTTCTTCCGCAACGAGCCCCTGCGCTTCCCCCTCGGTGCCGTGCCCGGCCTGGCCCACCCGCTCGGGACGACCGTGGGCTTCACGGACTCCACGCCCCTGGTGGCCCTGCTCCTGCGCCCCTTCGCGGGCGTGCTGCCCTTTCCCTTCCAATACGTGGGCCTCTGGCTCGCGCTCTGCTTCTTCCTCCAGGGCTTCCTGGGCAGCCGGCTGACGGCGTTGTTCACCTCCCACCGGCTCGCGCAGTTGCTCGGGGGCATCCTCTTCGCGCTCGCGCCCGTGCTGTTGTGGCGCATGGGCCACGAGAGCCTGTGCGCGCACTGGCTCGTCCTGGGGCTGCTCTGGGTGAACCTGCGCGACTGGCCGGACGCCGCCGCGGCCCGTCGAGCCCTCGCGGTGACGTTCCTCCTGGTGGGGCTGAGCGCCACCATCCACCCCTACCTGTCGGCCATGGCGGTGGTGCTCGGCGCGGCGGCGCTGGTGCGGCTGCGGTGGGTGGACGGGACGCTCTCCTGGCGCGGGCTGGGGCTCGGCCTGGGGGGGCTCGTGGCGCTCCTGTTGGCCCTGTTCTGGCTCTTCGGCTACCTGGGCACGCGCACCCCGTCCGGCATCGAGGGCTTCGGCCATGTCTCCTCGGACGTGCTCTCGCTCATCAACCCCCTGGACTGGTCCCGGCTGCTGCCCGCCCTGCCCATCGCGGCGCGCGTCCAGGGCGAGGGCTTCGGCTACCTGGGCGTGGGCGTTCTGCTGCTGCTCGGGGTGGGCGTGGGCTCCGCGCTGCTCGCGCGGTGGCGGTGGCGCTCGGACTGGACGCCTCACTGGAAGCGCGTGGTGCCCCTGGCGGTGTGCTGTCTGCTGCTCGCCGTGTATGCGTTCTCCTCGCGCATCACCGTCATGGGCCGGCTGGTGTTGGATCTCCAGGCGCTCTACCAGCCGGTGATGCGGCTCGTGGAGCCGTTCCGCTCCTCGGGGCGCTTCATCTGGCCGCTGCACTACGCGCTGTTGACGGGAGCCCTCGCGCTCGTGCTGGGGGCCTGGCGCCGCCGGCCGTGGGTGGCCATCGGGCTGCTCGCCCTCGCGGTGGGCGTGCAGGTGTTCGACCTCAGCCGGGTGGTGAAGCGGGAGCGCTTCCAGAGCCTGTCCTGGAACGGCCTGCACTCCCCCGACTGGCGGCGGATGAAGGACGACTACCGCCACCTCGTGCTGTTCCCGCCGCAGCTCCACGACGGCAATGGCCGCGGTTGTCCCTACCCCGGCCGTGGCGCGCCCTTCAGCCCCATGTTCGCGTATCACGCGGCCTCGCTCGGGATGACCTTCAACAGCGCGTACCTCGCGCGCGTGGACCCCGCGGCGGCCCAGGCCTACTGCACCGCGCTCCAGCAGGAAGCCGAGCGCGGCGAGTTCCAGCCCGACACCGTCTACGTGGTGCACCCCGCGTATCTGGCGCCGTTCCTGCGCCATCCGGAGCGGGTGGTGTGCGGCCGGCTCGATGGCCACGCGGTGTGCGTCTCCAGCGGGAAGGAGAGCGCGTTCCGTGGGGTGCTCGAGTCGAGGCGGCTCCAGGCCGCTCCGTTCGCCAGGCCGTGA
- a CDS encoding DUF2905 domain-containing protein, translated as MKPTGLMLMVAGALLVVIGLLMYSGALSWFGRLPGDLRWEGEHTRVYVPFASMLLLSVLLSLIAFVLRRLL; from the coding sequence GTGAAGCCGACGGGACTGATGTTGATGGTTGCGGGGGCGCTCCTCGTCGTCATCGGGCTGCTGATGTACTCGGGTGCGCTGTCCTGGTTCGGCCGCCTGCCAGGCGACCTGCGCTGGGAGGGCGAGCACACCCGGGTCTACGTCCCCTTCGCCTCCATGTTGCTGCTCTCGGTGCTGCTCAGTCTGATCGCCTTCGTCCTGCGGCGTCTCCTGTAG
- a CDS encoding VWA domain-containing protein produces MTTHNPTTPTLPEAQLGPAEKLLELVLGGSAHLWHNRPGLDVNGVWHPAQGAKDTLVRRSTPVKPGLFVPAAVKLYRQLLDIYRLNTDLMAHFASYALTQTDWRDLKVATCALMLVQNHSGQPVREDDGSIAFLDDDFRAIGAAMLLHYERKSTRMLTPKAVLRVAELLETPEIAHLNREAGFGDPASRKPPLGRWKAVATKWLRVREQNLPMLQGLVKAGYKETLKKIARKAGYKPVSQAFFEVLGWKQKQAAAGHRSVGLEGLNLVKRERFDGLSEAEICEWIERERLSFKEVVGRLPKDVGLTPAIMAALLPSLSDRDLRMLTPTLEELGLMSDPAIRARWEKAVQTATDQRALHIVKNVRSQELKAKLEEASDNAARAAVAEATAETDVRVMFLIDKSGSMEGAIEQSKEALSRILAGFPLEKLHIATFDTMGTVLKPKAASRAAVQHMLQGIQASGGTTHAAGVHALYRAEVRVPREAKLIVIVVGDEAGESGEQLARAFNECGYSVAAMALLLSVVSTRGNTVRTCARQMQVPFSEVSVGQFEDPYQVPRVLKALLDAPTVPGASQSGWVERVMRTPLLKVA; encoded by the coding sequence ATGACGACGCACAACCCGACCACGCCCACGCTCCCCGAGGCCCAGCTCGGCCCGGCCGAGAAGCTCCTGGAGCTGGTGCTCGGTGGCTCCGCGCACCTGTGGCACAACCGCCCGGGCCTGGACGTGAACGGCGTCTGGCATCCCGCGCAGGGCGCCAAGGACACCCTCGTCCGCCGGAGCACCCCGGTGAAGCCCGGACTCTTCGTGCCCGCCGCGGTGAAGCTCTACCGCCAGCTGCTCGACATCTACCGGCTCAACACGGACCTGATGGCGCACTTCGCGTCCTACGCGCTCACGCAGACGGACTGGCGTGACCTCAAGGTGGCCACGTGCGCGCTGATGCTCGTGCAGAACCACTCCGGTCAGCCCGTGCGCGAGGACGACGGCTCCATCGCGTTCCTCGACGACGACTTCCGTGCCATCGGCGCGGCCATGCTCCTGCACTACGAGCGCAAGTCCACGCGCATGCTCACGCCCAAGGCGGTGCTGCGGGTGGCCGAGCTGCTCGAGACGCCGGAGATCGCCCACCTCAACCGCGAGGCCGGTTTCGGTGACCCCGCGTCCCGCAAGCCGCCCCTCGGCCGGTGGAAGGCCGTGGCCACGAAGTGGCTGCGCGTGCGTGAGCAGAACCTGCCCATGCTCCAGGGCCTGGTGAAGGCCGGCTACAAGGAGACGCTGAAGAAGATCGCCCGCAAGGCCGGTTACAAGCCGGTGTCGCAGGCCTTCTTCGAGGTGCTCGGCTGGAAGCAGAAGCAGGCGGCCGCGGGCCACCGCTCGGTGGGGTTGGAGGGGCTGAACCTGGTGAAGCGGGAGCGCTTCGACGGGCTCTCGGAGGCGGAGATCTGCGAGTGGATCGAACGGGAGCGCCTCTCCTTCAAGGAGGTGGTGGGCCGGCTTCCCAAGGACGTGGGCCTGACGCCGGCCATCATGGCGGCGCTCCTGCCCTCGCTGTCCGACAGGGATCTGCGCATGCTGACGCCCACGCTCGAGGAGCTGGGGTTGATGTCCGACCCCGCCATCCGCGCGCGCTGGGAGAAGGCGGTGCAGACGGCGACCGACCAGCGGGCGCTCCACATCGTGAAGAACGTCCGCAGCCAGGAGCTGAAGGCGAAGCTGGAGGAGGCGAGCGACAATGCGGCGAGGGCCGCGGTGGCGGAGGCGACGGCGGAGACGGACGTGAGGGTGATGTTCCTCATCGACAAGTCCGGCTCCATGGAGGGCGCCATCGAGCAGTCGAAGGAGGCGCTGTCTCGCATCCTCGCGGGCTTCCCGCTGGAGAAGCTGCACATCGCGACGTTCGACACGATGGGCACGGTGCTCAAGCCCAAGGCGGCGAGCCGGGCGGCGGTGCAGCACATGCTGCAGGGCATCCAGGCGTCGGGCGGTACCACGCACGCGGCCGGTGTGCATGCGCTGTACCGGGCGGAGGTGCGGGTGCCGCGGGAGGCGAAGCTCATCGTCATCGTCGTGGGTGACGAGGCCGGTGAGTCGGGTGAGCAGCTCGCCCGGGCCTTCAACGAGTGCGGCTACAGCGTGGCCGCCATGGCGCTGTTGCTGAGCGTGGTGAGCACGCGGGGCAACACCGTGCGCACGTGCGCGCGGCAGATGCAGGTGCCGTTCAGTGAGGTGTCGGTGGGCCAGTTCGAGGACCCCTACCAGGTCCCCCGTGTGTTGAAGGCGTTGCTGGACGCGCCGACGGTGCCCGGGGCCAGCCAGTCCGGCTGGGTCGAGCGGGTGATGCGCACGCCGCTGTTGAAGGTGGCGTGA
- a CDS encoding DUF1684 domain-containing protein, translated as MRIARLTPLLTLAFATPAVATRPPVKPAMTKSAETKAPDTKQSELEAETRAWHQKRIANLTSEEGWLSLVGLHWLKEGDNRFGSAQDNDLIFPANTPAHIGTLANKGGKVTLTVQPGTPLTRAGQPFTGGEVGDSETEKDVLMLGSLRFFLIRRGDRIGVRVKDTEAPARKQFHGIPTWPVSTAWRIEGRFEPAATPRKLAVPTVLGTVEEETSPGTIVFTVNGQEYRLDPVQSPGSNQLFIIFADLTNRSESYGAGRFLYADPPKDGKVVLDFNRAYNPPCAFSPYATCPLPPPQNRLKLRVEAGEKRYGDH; from the coding sequence ATGCGAATTGCTCGTCTGACCCCCCTCTTGACGTTGGCGTTCGCGACTCCCGCGGTCGCCACCCGCCCCCCCGTGAAGCCCGCCATGACGAAGTCCGCCGAAACGAAAGCCCCCGACACGAAGCAATCCGAGCTCGAAGCGGAGACGCGCGCCTGGCACCAGAAGCGCATCGCCAATCTCACGAGCGAAGAAGGTTGGCTCTCCCTGGTGGGCCTGCACTGGCTGAAGGAAGGGGACAACCGCTTCGGCTCCGCCCAGGACAACGATCTCATCTTCCCCGCCAACACGCCGGCGCACATCGGCACCCTCGCGAACAAGGGCGGCAAGGTGACACTGACCGTGCAGCCGGGAACCCCCCTCACCCGGGCCGGCCAGCCCTTCACCGGAGGAGAGGTGGGTGACAGCGAGACCGAGAAGGACGTGCTCATGCTGGGCTCGCTGCGCTTCTTCCTCATCCGCCGGGGCGATCGGATCGGCGTCCGGGTGAAGGACACGGAGGCGCCCGCGCGCAAGCAGTTCCACGGCATTCCCACCTGGCCGGTGAGCACGGCCTGGCGCATCGAGGGCCGCTTCGAGCCGGCGGCCACCCCGCGGAAGCTGGCGGTGCCCACGGTGCTCGGCACGGTGGAGGAGGAGACCTCGCCCGGCACCATCGTCTTCACGGTGAACGGCCAGGAGTACCGGTTGGATCCGGTGCAGTCGCCCGGCTCGAATCAGCTCTTCATCATCTTCGCGGACCTCACCAACCGCTCGGAGTCCTACGGGGCGGGGCGCTTCCTGTACGCGGATCCGCCCAAGGACGGGAAGGTGGTGCTGGACTTCAACCGGGCCTACAACCCCCCGTGTGCCTTCTCTCCCTATGCGACGTGCCCGCTGCCGCCGCCGCAGAACCGGCTGAAGCTGCGCGTGGAGGCCGGCGAGAAGCGCTACGGCGACCACTGA
- a CDS encoding sensor histidine kinase: protein MSSPGPESQGDAARLLFVAGESETRQVLERLRGTGLDVFAERVCTAEALTAALAHSWDLAVCGSEVTGLGFREAAPLLREKAPSLAFLVLTPRWEEAELSAALAAGTEGYLDMGRLAQVVLEVQREVRRAVERRQVLQAEERRQRKSEFLSDLNHDIRSPLNGIIGYCDLLMLEEGSHLTPNGLHDLGMVKKNAQALLSLINDVLALIKLEAGRTDVVTELVNFRELTEECVGTVRETLEGKALTLTTQLAEQVYLLRTDELKLRQVLLNLLGYSVQATASGRIALTARAEGHDALLIVEDTGEGIPEEQLPFLFEDFRRAEDSRGRKVGGTSLGLVLAKELTRVLGGSLSVRSTLGQGTTFFVRLPCLVEDEAS from the coding sequence ATGAGCAGTCCAGGTCCGGAGAGCCAAGGAGACGCCGCGCGCCTGCTCTTCGTGGCGGGCGAGAGCGAGACGCGACAGGTGTTGGAGCGACTGCGGGGAACGGGACTGGACGTCTTCGCGGAGCGGGTGTGCACGGCGGAGGCGCTGACGGCGGCGTTGGCGCATTCCTGGGACCTGGCCGTGTGTGGCTCGGAGGTGACGGGGCTGGGCTTCCGGGAGGCGGCGCCGCTGCTGCGCGAGAAGGCGCCCTCGCTGGCCTTCCTCGTCCTCACGCCTCGGTGGGAGGAGGCGGAGCTGAGCGCGGCCCTGGCGGCGGGGACCGAGGGCTACCTGGACATGGGGCGGCTGGCGCAGGTGGTGCTGGAGGTCCAGCGGGAGGTGCGGCGGGCCGTCGAGCGCCGCCAGGTCCTTCAGGCCGAGGAGCGGCGCCAGCGCAAGAGCGAGTTCCTGTCCGACCTCAACCACGACATCCGCTCGCCCCTCAACGGCATCATCGGCTACTGCGATCTCCTGATGCTCGAGGAGGGCAGCCACCTGACGCCGAACGGCCTGCATGACCTGGGCATGGTGAAGAAGAACGCCCAGGCGCTGCTCTCGCTCATCAACGACGTCCTGGCGCTCATCAAGCTCGAGGCGGGCCGGACGGATGTGGTGACCGAGCTGGTGAACTTCCGGGAGCTGACCGAGGAGTGTGTCGGCACGGTGCGCGAGACGCTTGAGGGCAAGGCGCTCACGCTCACCACCCAGCTGGCCGAGCAGGTGTACCTGCTGCGGACGGACGAGCTGAAGCTGCGGCAGGTGTTGCTCAACCTGCTGGGCTACTCGGTCCAGGCCACCGCCTCCGGAAGGATCGCGCTCACCGCGCGCGCCGAGGGCCACGACGCCCTCCTCATCGTCGAGGACACGGGGGAGGGCATTCCGGAGGAGCAGCTCCCCTTCCTCTTCGAGGACTTCCGCCGGGCGGAGGATTCCCGGGGACGCAAGGTGGGAGGCACCTCGCTGGGGCTGGTGCTCGCCAAGGAGCTGACGCGGGTCCTGGGGGGCTCCCTGTCCGTGCGGAGCACCCTGGGTCAGGGCACCACCTTCTTCGTGAGGCTGCCCTGCCTCGTGGAGGACGAGGCCAGCTGA
- a CDS encoding hybrid sensor histidine kinase/response regulator: MEESVNRARAQQDMFAGPSEMHARVRAHDWASTPVGPVETWPQSLKALIRTLLSSSYPMVLTWGPAFTQFYNDAYSRLIGDGHPAALGIDIRITLAASWDTLGPMIHRVMTTGVANWTPALPLLMERSGYREEAYFSVSHAPAEDDEGRIVGMLAVCSEVTQQLLGERRMRLLRELASRTDGTRSVERTCGDLSAAIAEHPLDVPFALIYLRGPDGRTLTRGGVIGLDENGPVCPASVEVGVDGDDIWPLERAAAGETVLVEDVERRVALAGGPYRAPIRSALVIPIASSGQTAPLGVLVAGVSPNRALDEGYRSFYELLAGQVSVALRNAQAYEEERRRAEALAELDRAKTTFFSNISHEFRTPLTLMLGPTEHLLEGRAGAVSESVRAELQLIHRNAERLLRLVNALLDFSRLEAGRIEASYAPTDFSTLSADLASSFRSAVERAGLKLLVDCPPLSQPVYLDKELWEKVVLNLVSNAFKFTHKGEISVQTHEREGRAVLIVRDTGTGIPASELPRIFERFHRVRDAHSRTHEGTGIGLALVRELVQLHGGTVSVDSTEGRGTTFTVEIPLGSAHLSQERISAPRGLPSTATGATPYVEEALRWTPDEAPRREAPHPAKANEPRARVLLADDNADMRDYIRRVLSPHFEVEAVADGQAALESALSHPPELVLSDVMMPRLDGVGLLRALRAAPHTKDLPILLLSARAGQEATLEGLESGADDYLVKPFSARELLARVRSNLERVRMRRDVARERARVESLMEALRARDDFLTVASHELKTPLTAFQLNLNAIERGLSRTSEHNIGDRLDVARHSVRRLARLIETLLDVSQLTTGRLQLMPEPVDLSTLVGEVVANTQEEARKLKTPLSVRIESPLAGHFDPDRMEQVVHNLLSNALKFGQGRPVEISLRSEGNVVQLSVVDHGIGIPPADRARVFERFERAVPVRNYGGLGLGLWVTRQVVEAHQGTILIEETPGGGATFHVRLPRNGQAGNASSAVN, translated from the coding sequence GTGGAGGAGTCGGTAAATCGGGCGCGTGCCCAGCAGGACATGTTCGCCGGCCCGAGTGAGATGCACGCCCGCGTCCGGGCGCATGACTGGGCCAGTACTCCGGTTGGCCCCGTGGAGACCTGGCCGCAGAGTCTCAAGGCCCTCATCCGGACACTGCTCTCCTCCAGCTACCCCATGGTGCTGACCTGGGGGCCCGCCTTCACCCAGTTCTACAACGACGCCTATTCGAGGCTGATCGGCGACGGACACCCGGCCGCGCTCGGCATCGACATCCGCATCACCCTGGCCGCGTCGTGGGACACGCTCGGCCCGATGATCCACCGGGTGATGACCACCGGCGTGGCCAACTGGACGCCGGCCCTCCCGCTCCTCATGGAGCGCTCGGGCTACCGCGAGGAGGCCTACTTCAGCGTCTCCCACGCCCCCGCCGAGGACGACGAGGGGCGGATCGTCGGCATGCTCGCCGTCTGCAGCGAGGTGACCCAGCAACTGCTCGGCGAGCGGCGGATGCGGCTGCTGAGGGAGCTGGCCTCGAGAACGGACGGGACCCGCAGCGTCGAGAGGACCTGCGGCGATCTCTCCGCCGCCATCGCCGAGCACCCGCTGGATGTCCCCTTCGCGCTCATCTACCTGCGAGGCCCGGACGGGAGGACGCTCACGCGCGGCGGCGTCATCGGGCTGGACGAGAACGGCCCCGTGTGCCCGGCCTCCGTGGAGGTGGGGGTGGATGGCGACGACATCTGGCCCCTGGAGCGCGCGGCGGCCGGAGAGACGGTCCTCGTCGAGGACGTCGAGCGTCGCGTCGCGCTGGCGGGCGGCCCGTACAGGGCTCCGATCCGCTCGGCGCTGGTGATTCCCATCGCCTCCTCGGGACAGACGGCGCCCCTTGGCGTGCTGGTGGCGGGGGTGAGTCCCAACCGCGCGCTCGACGAGGGCTACCGCTCCTTCTACGAGTTACTGGCGGGTCAGGTGTCGGTGGCCCTGCGCAATGCCCAGGCCTATGAGGAGGAGCGTCGGCGCGCGGAGGCCCTGGCGGAGCTCGACCGCGCCAAGACGACCTTCTTCAGCAACATCAGCCACGAGTTCCGCACGCCGCTGACGCTGATGCTGGGGCCCACCGAGCACCTGCTCGAGGGGCGCGCGGGCGCCGTGTCGGAGAGCGTCCGGGCCGAGCTCCAGCTCATCCACCGCAACGCGGAGCGGCTGCTGCGGCTCGTCAACGCGCTGCTCGACTTCTCCCGCCTGGAAGCGGGGCGCATCGAGGCCAGCTACGCGCCCACGGACTTCTCCACGCTCTCCGCCGACCTCGCGAGCAGCTTCCGCTCCGCGGTGGAGCGGGCCGGGCTGAAGCTCCTCGTGGACTGCCCTCCCCTGTCCCAGCCCGTCTACCTGGACAAGGAGCTCTGGGAGAAGGTCGTCCTCAATCTCGTCTCCAACGCCTTCAAGTTCACCCACAAGGGGGAGATCTCCGTCCAGACCCACGAGCGGGAGGGACGCGCCGTGCTCATCGTCCGCGACACCGGGACGGGGATTCCCGCCTCGGAGCTGCCGCGCATCTTCGAGCGCTTCCACCGGGTGAGGGACGCGCACTCCCGGACGCACGAGGGCACGGGCATCGGACTGGCGCTGGTGCGGGAGCTGGTGCAGCTGCACGGGGGCACCGTGAGCGTGGACAGCACCGAGGGCCGGGGAACGACGTTCACCGTCGAGATTCCCCTGGGCTCGGCGCACCTCTCCCAGGAGCGCATCAGCGCCCCGCGCGGCCTGCCCTCCACCGCCACCGGAGCCACCCCCTACGTCGAGGAGGCGCTGCGCTGGACCCCGGATGAGGCCCCGAGGCGGGAGGCGCCCCACCCGGCGAAGGCGAACGAGCCCCGGGCCCGGGTGCTCCTCGCGGACGACAACGCGGACATGCGCGACTACATCCGCCGGGTGCTGTCCCCCCACTTCGAGGTGGAGGCGGTGGCGGACGGACAGGCGGCCCTGGAGTCGGCGTTGTCCCACCCGCCGGAGCTCGTGCTCTCGGACGTGATGATGCCGCGGCTGGATGGCGTGGGGTTGCTGCGCGCGCTGCGGGCGGCTCCGCATACGAAGGATCTGCCCATCCTCCTGTTGTCGGCCCGCGCCGGCCAGGAGGCCACGCTCGAGGGGCTCGAATCCGGGGCGGACGACTACCTCGTCAAACCCTTCTCCGCTCGCGAGCTGCTCGCCCGCGTGAGGTCCAACCTCGAGCGGGTGCGCATGCGCCGCGATGTGGCCCGGGAGCGGGCCCGCGTGGAGAGCCTCATGGAGGCGCTCCGGGCCCGGGACGACTTCCTGACCGTCGCATCTCACGAGTTGAAGACCCCGCTCACCGCCTTCCAACTCAATCTCAACGCCATCGAGCGGGGGCTGAGCCGGACGTCGGAGCACAACATCGGCGATCGGCTGGACGTGGCGCGCCACTCCGTCCGCCGGCTGGCCCGGCTCATCGAGACACTGCTGGACGTGTCGCAGCTCACCACCGGCCGCCTGCAGCTGATGCCCGAGCCGGTGGACCTGTCGACTCTCGTCGGCGAGGTCGTGGCCAACACCCAGGAGGAGGCCCGGAAGCTGAAGACACCGCTGTCGGTCCGCATCGAGAGCCCGCTGGCCGGACACTTCGATCCCGACCGGATGGAGCAGGTGGTCCACAACCTCCTGTCCAACGCCTTGAAGTTCGGCCAGGGGCGGCCCGTGGAGATCTCCCTGCGCTCGGAGGGCAACGTGGTGCAGCTGAGCGTGGTGGATCACGGCATCGGCATTCCCCCGGCGGACCGGGCCCGCGTCTTCGAGCGCTTCGAGCGGGCCGTCCCGGTGCGCAACTATGGCGGTCTGGGGCTGGGGCTATGGGTGACGCGGCAGGTCGTCGAGGCGCACCAGGGCACCATCCTCATCGAGGAGACGCCTGGAGGCGGAGCGACCTTCCACGTCCGGCTGCCACGCAACGGCCAGGCGGGTAACGCCAGCTCCGCCGTGAACTGA